Proteins encoded within one genomic window of Nitrospinota bacterium:
- a CDS encoding pentapeptide repeat-containing protein, translating to MGSKLSGKDLRGANLSNVNLACADLRESNLRWAKINNAKLIGANLISADLREAQLNETDFMSANMVMANLSRADLIGANLSMAKLTQANLREANLWRANLSGANLWGADLGEAILLSCQQLHSALIDRETVLPDYINISWLSDDQFECTRL from the coding sequence GTGGGTTCAAAATTAAGTGGAAAGGACTTGAGGGGGGCCAATCTGAGTAACGTCAATCTGGCTTGTGCTGATTTAAGAGAGTCCAATCTCCGCTGGGCAAAAATTAACAACGCTAAGCTGATCGGCGCTAATTTAATAAGTGCCGATTTAAGAGAGGCTCAGCTTAACGAAACGGATTTTATGAGCGCCAATATGGTGATGGCCAACCTCAGTAGAGCTGATCTTATCGGGGCAAATTTGAGCATGGCTAAACTGACGCAAGCCAACTTGCGAGAAGCCAACCTCTGGAGAGCTAATCTGTCTGGAGCCAACCTTTGGGGAGCCGATCTTGGGGAAGCGATTTTACTCTCTTGTCAGCAATTGCACTCTGCTTTGATAGACCGGGAAACGGTGCTTCCGGATTATATAAATATCAGTTGGCTTTCCGATGACCAGTTTGAATGCACCCGATTGTAG
- a CDS encoding lytic transglycosylase domain-containing protein — protein MFKSNQIKYLFPLLSVSLFTLVLMGQTSQPIHGLSPYHSAAIQFEETVFVKILDLAKRKEVKEKAAQVSFQQSYDRKIKEKIRKVISEYQRRMDPQHFEEIPGMILAESKIYGYDPMFVTALIITESSFDNKARSNRGAMGLMQILPRTGVALASEKEMEWKGSPTLYNPEINIALGTYYLNKLENRFGDLNLALEAYNHGPTRLDKYLKRGYQPKRYSKKVFQIYEMIDFELS, from the coding sequence ATGTTTAAATCAAACCAGATAAAATACTTATTTCCCCTTTTGTCGGTATCCCTGTTTACCTTGGTTTTAATGGGCCAAACTTCCCAGCCTATTCATGGGCTCTCCCCTTACCATTCCGCAGCCATCCAATTCGAAGAAACAGTATTTGTAAAAATATTGGACCTGGCAAAGCGAAAGGAAGTTAAGGAGAAGGCGGCGCAAGTAAGTTTTCAACAAAGCTACGACAGGAAGATAAAAGAAAAAATTCGGAAAGTGATTTCAGAATACCAACGACGGATGGACCCTCAGCATTTTGAGGAAATCCCAGGAATGATTCTCGCGGAAAGCAAAATTTACGGGTATGACCCCATGTTCGTGACCGCTTTGATCATCACGGAAAGCTCATTCGACAACAAAGCTCGTTCAAACCGGGGAGCGATGGGCCTCATGCAGATTCTTCCCAGAACGGGAGTGGCGTTGGCATCGGAAAAAGAGATGGAGTGGAAAGGAAGCCCTACTTTGTATAACCCAGAGATCAATATTGCTCTTGGCACTTATTACTTGAACAAGTTGGAGAACCGCTTCGGAGATCTGAATTTAGCCCTTGAAGCGTACAATCACGGTCCTACCCGGTTGGACAAATATTTAAAACGCGGATATCAGCCCAAACGTTATTCAAAAAAGGTTTTCCAAATCTATGAAATGATAGATTTCGAGCTATCTTAG
- a CDS encoding DJ-1/PfpI family protein codes for MGNLSGKNILMVIPKNQFAEDELFETRKFLEAEGARVVVLSPKGQEAVGMNKTRFQPQGMLIDWNKQAGIHSKYDAVLLVGGKGAPKSLWSDTILPQILTDHYRAGRVVGALGLSVAVLARASFLNEKPASGPEDAVFLQELEAGGGYHSEDPVTCHERIVTARGGEAAREFAEAVTRVLLEDVDKS; via the coding sequence ATGGGCAATCTGTCCGGAAAAAATATTTTAATGGTGATTCCAAAGAATCAATTTGCGGAGGATGAGCTTTTTGAAACTCGCAAGTTTTTGGAAGCGGAAGGCGCTCGGGTCGTCGTTTTGTCCCCGAAGGGCCAGGAAGCGGTGGGGATGAATAAAACCCGTTTTCAGCCGCAGGGCATGCTCATCGACTGGAACAAACAGGCAGGCATTCACAGTAAATACGATGCTGTTTTACTGGTTGGGGGGAAAGGAGCGCCGAAATCGTTATGGAGTGATACGATTCTGCCGCAAATTTTGACCGATCATTATCGCGCGGGCAGGGTGGTCGGCGCACTCGGGTTGTCTGTTGCTGTATTGGCCAGGGCCTCCTTTTTAAATGAGAAACCGGCATCGGGGCCTGAGGATGCAGTTTTTTTACAGGAGCTGGAGGCCGGGGGAGGTTATCACTCAGAGGATCCCGTCACCTGCCACGAAAGAATCGTCACCGCCAGAGGCGGAGAAGCCGCACGGGAGTTTGCCGAAGCCGTCACCAGGGTTTTGCTGGAAGATGTCGATAAATCCTAA
- a CDS encoding antibiotic biosynthesis monooxygenase yields the protein MPICITAQYEVRPEFSKECKKVVQELVNYVKLNEPGTLFYLAHQDILNPMRFHHTLIFENEAALAIHQSSPASKRFVDAVYPKTLKPLDFGEHHIVAFKATEDHNL from the coding sequence ATGCCCATTTGCATCACCGCGCAATACGAAGTGCGCCCTGAATTCAGCAAAGAGTGCAAGAAGGTCGTCCAGGAACTGGTCAACTATGTAAAGTTAAACGAACCGGGAACTTTATTTTATCTGGCCCACCAGGATATTTTGAACCCCATGCGGTTTCATCATACCCTCATATTTGAAAATGAGGCCGCTCTGGCCATCCATCAAAGTTCCCCTGCCTCAAAACGGTTCGTGGATGCAGTGTACCCTAAAACCCTGAAACCTCTGGATTTTGGGGAACACCACATTGTGGCATTTAAAGCTACAGAGGACCACAACTTGTAA
- the lgt gene encoding prolipoprotein diacylglyceryl transferase: protein MHPILLEFGFIKIFTYGLLVATGFFVAILLASHQAKKEGLDPQKIIDLCFYILVSSLLGARLLYVIVEYQYFVAHPLEILKFWKGGLVYYGGLIFGMIVAVLYLKKKEMPLWQVADILAPSIAIGQAIGRWGCFFAGCCYGVKTDVPWAIVFSDPNSLAPQGIPLHPTQIYLSINAVVIFSILVWLRKRKSFDGQIIWTYGVLYSIGRFIIEYFRGDDRGVAVESLFSTSQFIGILIFGISVFMLIAMGRNRTGPTLSQK from the coding sequence ATGCATCCCATCCTTTTGGAATTTGGTTTCATTAAAATATTCACTTATGGCTTGCTGGTTGCGACCGGTTTTTTCGTCGCCATTCTTTTAGCCTCCCACCAGGCCAAAAAGGAAGGCTTGGACCCGCAGAAAATAATTGATCTTTGTTTTTATATTCTGGTCTCTTCCTTGCTGGGAGCGCGATTGCTTTACGTTATTGTGGAGTACCAGTATTTTGTCGCGCATCCGTTGGAAATTTTAAAGTTCTGGAAGGGGGGCCTGGTTTATTATGGCGGGTTGATTTTTGGCATGATCGTGGCCGTACTTTATTTGAAAAAGAAGGAAATGCCACTATGGCAGGTGGCCGACATTCTGGCGCCTTCTATTGCCATAGGGCAGGCCATTGGTCGCTGGGGTTGTTTTTTTGCCGGTTGCTGTTATGGAGTGAAAACCGATGTTCCGTGGGCGATCGTTTTTTCGGACCCCAATTCGCTGGCGCCGCAGGGAATTCCATTGCATCCGACGCAGATTTATCTTTCGATCAACGCAGTGGTTATTTTTTCAATTTTGGTGTGGCTCAGGAAACGCAAATCGTTTGACGGACAAATTATCTGGACCTATGGCGTTCTATATTCGATCGGACGATTCATCATCGAATATTTTCGTGGTGATGACCGCGGGGTTGCGGTCGAGAGTTTGTTTTCCACGTCGCAGTTCATAGGTATACTCATCTTTGGCATTTCCGTTTTTATGTTGATCGCTATGGGCCGAAATCGAACCGGGCCCACCCTATCTCAAAAATGA
- the lspA gene encoding signal peptidase II encodes MKIKYLTLFLLANVLILVDQYSKFLVITHLPLYHSIEVIEGVFNLTHIRNPGVAFGLFAGLESQYKAWIFVFISTVAIIAILVIYHHTPKEHRMVRIALILILSGAIGNVIDRIVYQEVIDFLDIFYEGYHWPAFNFADSCITIGVGLMILDLFQKHPKQLLSSHATKESLDDRQ; translated from the coding sequence TTGAAAATTAAATACCTGACTTTATTTTTACTTGCCAATGTCCTGATCCTGGTGGATCAATACAGTAAATTTCTCGTCATCACGCACCTGCCTCTTTATCACTCCATCGAGGTGATAGAGGGTGTTTTCAATCTCACCCACATTCGTAACCCTGGGGTGGCTTTCGGTTTATTCGCCGGACTAGAATCGCAATACAAGGCCTGGATCTTTGTTTTCATTTCTACAGTAGCCATTATTGCGATTCTGGTGATCTACCATCACACTCCCAAAGAACACCGGATGGTTCGGATCGCGCTAATTTTGATACTCAGCGGAGCCATTGGCAATGTCATCGACCGGATTGTTTATCAGGAAGTCATCGATTTTCTTGATATTTTTTATGAGGGGTATCATTGGCCTGCCTTTAATTTTGCAGACTCCTGTATTACCATAGGAGTTGGACTGATGATTCTGGATCTTTTTCAAAAACATCCGAAGCAATTACTTTCTTCCCATGCTACGAAAGAATCCTTGGACGACAGGCAGTAA
- the ileS gene encoding isoleucine--tRNA ligase: MDYKETLNLPKTDFPMKANLTQREPEILAQWEKEDLYGEIRKQFKGKPKFVFHDGPPYANGHIHMGHALNKILKDFIVKYMTMQGFDATFIPGWDCHGLPIEHQVTKAQKEKKLTPSKNEIRKLCREYAAGFVQSQKEEFVRLGVFGDWNRPYLTMDYSYEATIVREFGKFVMSGQVYQGMKPVHWCTSCRTALAEAEVEYADRSSSSIYVKFPLKSKLPPPFAELDADKTFFVIWTTTPWTLPANLAVCLHPDFQYVAVAVDGQIYIVAEDRLPALVLEWDIAEYKILATCEGKDLENAVCRHPFIDRDSLVILGDHVTLEQGTGCVHTAPGHGQEDYVVGNKYGLETYNPVDDAGVFVPEVEHFGGQFVAKANPAIIEKLREDGFLVGAFTINHSYPHCWRCHQPIIFRATRQWFISMDKEGLREKALEAIQRVKWIPKWGKERIYNMVENRPDWCVSRQRAWGVPIAIFSCSVCEEILLSEEVFKHIVDLVEQHGADFWFEKEADELLPPGVRCACGGEKFVKENDILDVWFDSGVSHAAVVENNPDLQWPADLYLEGSDQHRGWFHSSLLESVGTRGKEPYKTALTHGYVVDGKGKKMSKSAGNVIAPQKIIDQFGAEVLRLWVASENYREDIRLSQEILKRLTEAYRKIRNTYRFLLGNLSDFDPQKDMVPHEQLMEIDRYILHRFKLLVDKIMKAYDEYEFHVFYQSFYSFCVVDLSAFYLDIIKDRLYTYPRTSRERRSGQTALYILLRDMTRLMAPILSFTAEEIWSYMPAGGVTEKSVHQSLFPDASELNLEDDVIRKWEMLVVLKGEVSKALEHCRREKVIGHSLDAVVQLVLPKNIRTLLNNDFEELKFIFIVSKVEVVDSLDNESGVTKSDVLEGVQVLPKPMGGQKCERCWNYFLEIVEGTEHTSICPRCIKNLQATVA; encoded by the coding sequence ATGGACTATAAAGAAACGCTGAACCTTCCCAAAACCGATTTCCCAATGAAGGCCAACCTCACCCAGAGAGAGCCGGAGATTCTCGCGCAATGGGAAAAAGAAGACCTCTATGGAGAGATCCGCAAGCAGTTCAAGGGCAAACCCAAGTTTGTTTTTCACGACGGACCTCCCTATGCCAACGGGCATATCCACATGGGCCACGCTCTCAACAAGATCCTTAAGGATTTTATTGTCAAGTATATGACCATGCAGGGTTTTGATGCGACTTTCATTCCCGGATGGGATTGTCATGGTCTGCCCATCGAGCATCAGGTGACCAAGGCGCAAAAAGAGAAGAAGTTAACACCGAGTAAAAATGAAATCCGCAAACTGTGCCGGGAATATGCGGCTGGGTTTGTGCAGAGCCAAAAAGAAGAGTTTGTCCGGCTGGGAGTCTTTGGCGATTGGAACCGGCCTTACCTGACCATGGACTATTCCTATGAAGCGACCATTGTTCGGGAGTTTGGTAAATTTGTGATGAGCGGGCAGGTCTACCAGGGCATGAAACCCGTTCACTGGTGTACTTCGTGTAGAACGGCGCTGGCCGAGGCGGAGGTAGAATACGCCGACCGTTCGTCGTCGTCTATCTATGTCAAATTTCCTTTAAAGTCCAAGCTTCCGCCACCGTTTGCGGAACTGGATGCGGATAAAACCTTTTTCGTTATCTGGACGACGACCCCGTGGACGCTTCCCGCCAACCTTGCCGTCTGCCTGCATCCTGACTTTCAATATGTGGCGGTGGCAGTGGATGGGCAGATTTATATCGTTGCCGAAGACCGTTTGCCGGCCCTGGTTCTGGAATGGGACATTGCGGAATACAAAATACTTGCTACATGCGAAGGCAAGGACCTTGAAAATGCCGTGTGCCGACATCCTTTCATCGACAGGGATTCTTTAGTCATTCTGGGCGATCATGTAACTCTGGAACAGGGAACCGGATGCGTTCACACAGCACCCGGTCATGGTCAGGAAGATTATGTGGTGGGCAATAAATATGGACTGGAAACTTACAACCCGGTGGATGACGCAGGCGTGTTCGTTCCTGAGGTGGAGCATTTCGGCGGTCAGTTTGTGGCCAAGGCCAACCCGGCCATCATCGAAAAACTGCGTGAAGATGGTTTTTTGGTGGGGGCGTTTACCATCAATCACTCCTATCCTCACTGCTGGAGATGCCACCAGCCGATTATTTTTCGCGCCACTCGTCAATGGTTCATCTCTATGGATAAAGAAGGTCTTCGGGAAAAAGCTCTGGAGGCGATTCAGCGGGTGAAGTGGATTCCCAAATGGGGCAAGGAACGAATCTATAACATGGTTGAAAATCGCCCGGACTGGTGTGTGTCCCGGCAACGGGCGTGGGGCGTACCCATTGCTATTTTTTCATGCTCCGTCTGCGAAGAAATCCTGCTTTCCGAGGAAGTTTTTAAACATATCGTCGATCTGGTGGAACAACACGGAGCGGATTTCTGGTTTGAAAAAGAAGCCGATGAACTTTTACCACCGGGCGTGCGCTGTGCTTGCGGCGGTGAAAAGTTTGTCAAGGAAAACGATATTCTCGATGTGTGGTTCGATTCCGGCGTCAGCCATGCGGCGGTTGTGGAAAATAATCCCGATCTGCAATGGCCGGCGGATCTATATCTTGAAGGCAGCGATCAGCACCGCGGCTGGTTTCACAGTTCCCTGTTGGAGTCCGTCGGAACGCGTGGCAAGGAGCCCTATAAAACGGCCCTGACTCACGGCTATGTGGTCGATGGTAAGGGTAAAAAAATGTCCAAATCGGCGGGGAATGTCATCGCTCCGCAGAAGATTATCGATCAATTCGGTGCCGAAGTTCTCAGGCTCTGGGTGGCGTCCGAGAATTACCGGGAAGATATTCGTCTCTCACAGGAAATTCTCAAACGCCTGACCGAGGCGTATCGAAAAATCCGCAACACCTACCGTTTTTTGCTAGGCAACTTGAGTGACTTTGACCCTCAAAAAGATATGGTTCCCCATGAGCAACTGATGGAGATCGACCGCTATATTCTTCACCGATTCAAGTTGCTGGTTGATAAAATAATGAAAGCTTACGATGAATACGAGTTTCATGTGTTCTATCAATCCTTTTATAGTTTTTGCGTGGTGGACCTCAGCGCGTTTTATCTGGATATCATCAAGGACAGGCTTTACACCTATCCCCGAACTTCCAGGGAGCGCCGGTCGGGGCAGACGGCTTTATATATTCTGCTCAGGGACATGACGCGGTTGATGGCGCCGATTTTGAGTTTCACCGCGGAAGAGATCTGGTCTTATATGCCAGCGGGGGGCGTGACCGAAAAAAGCGTTCATCAGAGTTTATTTCCCGATGCATCCGAGTTGAATTTAGAGGATGATGTGATCCGTAAATGGGAGATGCTCGTCGTTTTGAAAGGGGAGGTGAGCAAGGCACTGGAACACTGCCGCCGGGAAAAAGTCATCGGTCATTCCCTGGATGCCGTCGTGCAACTTGTTTTGCCGAAAAATATTCGCACGCTATTGAATAACGATTTTGAGGAATTAAAATTTATTTTTATCGTTTCCAAGGTCGAGGTTGTGGATAGCCTGGATAATGAGAGCGGTGTTACTAAAAGTGATGTTTTGGAAGGGGTGCAGGTGCTTCCTAAACCCATGGGTGGGCAAAAATGCGAACGGTGCTGGAATTACTTTCTGGAAATTGTCGAGGGAACAGAACATACCAGCATTTGCCCCCGCTGTATTAAAAACCTCCAGGCAACGGTGGCATAG
- the trpS gene encoding tryptophan--tRNA ligase, whose amino-acid sequence MKRKRILSGMQPSGRLHLGNYHGALKNWLTLQDDYDCFYFIADWHALTTLYEEPHLIKQFSLDVAVDWLSCGLDPEKCTLFVQSEIPAHAELHLLLSMIVPVPWLERNPTYKEKQVEVKSVDMSSYGFLGYPVLQTADVVLYKADFVPVGIDQAPHLELSREIVRRFHNLYKKKVFVEPAAKISEIPKLNGVDGRKMSKSYNNAIYLSDTEKEIAKKIKGMLTDPQRARREDPGDPDVCNLFPFHKLYSSREMQEEIIPACRTAQIGCGDCKLKLVDSMLAGMRPIMEKRQEVVAKPKEVKEILRAGTEKAGKVANATLQEVKQVMKI is encoded by the coding sequence ATGAAGCGGAAACGAATTCTAAGTGGAATGCAACCGTCGGGCAGGTTGCATCTGGGAAACTATCATGGCGCCCTCAAAAACTGGCTGACCCTCCAGGATGATTACGATTGTTTTTATTTTATTGCCGACTGGCATGCGTTGACCACGCTTTATGAGGAGCCGCATCTCATCAAACAGTTTTCGCTCGATGTGGCTGTCGATTGGCTGAGTTGCGGGTTGGACCCTGAAAAATGCACCTTGTTCGTCCAATCGGAAATTCCCGCACATGCAGAACTGCATTTGTTGTTGTCCATGATCGTTCCGGTCCCGTGGCTGGAACGCAACCCTACCTATAAAGAAAAACAGGTGGAGGTCAAAAGTGTAGACATGAGTTCCTATGGGTTTTTAGGGTATCCCGTTTTGCAGACGGCGGATGTGGTGCTCTACAAGGCGGATTTTGTTCCCGTTGGAATCGATCAGGCGCCGCACCTGGAACTTTCCCGAGAAATCGTTAGGCGCTTTCATAACCTGTACAAAAAAAAGGTGTTTGTGGAGCCTGCCGCTAAAATTTCGGAAATTCCCAAGCTCAATGGGGTGGATGGACGCAAGATGAGCAAGAGTTATAATAACGCCATCTATTTGTCGGACACTGAAAAGGAAATCGCCAAAAAAATAAAGGGCATGCTCACCGATCCGCAACGCGCCCGCCGTGAGGACCCCGGCGACCCGGACGTCTGCAACCTGTTTCCCTTCCACAAACTGTATTCGTCCAGGGAAATGCAGGAGGAAATCATCCCGGCCTGTCGCACCGCGCAAATCGGTTGTGGAGACTGTAAGTTGAAGCTGGTCGATTCCATGCTCGCGGGAATGCGGCCCATCATGGAAAAACGCCAGGAGGTCGTCGCCAAACCCAAGGAAGTGAAGGAAATATTGCGGGCCGGAACGGAAAAAGCCGGCAAGGTGGCCAATGCCACTCTTCAAGAGGTCAAGCAGGTTATGAAGATTTAG
- a CDS encoding site-2 protease family protein, translated as MTKTQLLILMTPVILMSLTVHEYSHGKVASLLGDDTAKRLGRLTFNPLKHLDMVGVLFFYFVGFGWAKPVPVDWRNFENPRRDMMYVAIAGPLSNVALAVVCSVFIRMISPEENVIAFVLLSFGVYMNVALAIFNMLPVAPLDGGSVIKGLVSHNMAETISRYDRFGAVVILGIFLLDHFAHTGILGAILGLPINYSVLFLTQEAFPVLQQVLMASFN; from the coding sequence TTGACCAAGACGCAATTGTTGATTTTAATGACCCCTGTCATTTTGATGTCCTTGACGGTGCATGAGTATTCGCACGGCAAGGTGGCTTCCCTGCTGGGAGATGATACGGCGAAACGCCTGGGGAGATTGACATTCAACCCATTGAAACATCTGGATATGGTAGGCGTTCTGTTTTTCTATTTTGTGGGATTCGGATGGGCCAAGCCGGTTCCTGTCGATTGGCGAAATTTTGAAAACCCCCGCCGGGACATGATGTACGTTGCGATTGCCGGCCCGCTGTCTAATGTTGCTCTGGCGGTGGTCTGCAGTGTTTTCATCCGCATGATCTCCCCGGAAGAAAACGTGATTGCCTTCGTATTGCTCAGTTTTGGAGTTTATATGAACGTGGCTCTGGCTATTTTCAACATGTTACCGGTAGCGCCTCTGGACGGAGGAAGCGTTATCAAGGGGCTGGTTTCTCATAATATGGCCGAAACCATCTCCCGGTACGACCGATTTGGAGCGGTGGTCATCCTGGGAATTTTTTTACTGGATCATTTTGCCCACACCGGTATTCTAGGCGCGATCCTGGGACTGCCGATCAACTATTCGGTGCTCTTTTTGACCCAGGAGGCTTTCCCTGTATTGCAACAGGTTTTGATGGCCAGTTTTAACTGA
- a CDS encoding glycosyltransferase family 2 protein has protein sequence MEKISVTIITLNEEKNIERCLQSLKWADEIVVLDTFSSDRTVELCRKFTDKVFQEKWHGYGRQKNLCASRTSHRWILNIDADEVVSPEFAQAIQKELQTGPGHPVYQFPRKNFFGGRWVRFGGWYPDKISRLYDKTKVSFKESQVHEKLDPDDDSGVIHEPLLHYSYQGFEDYIDRQNRYSSIYAAEKMKSGWEASWTHLYLRPPWALFKNFVVRQGFREGFLGMFLALSAAFYTYLKYAKTKKI, from the coding sequence ATGGAAAAAATTTCGGTAACGATCATTACCCTCAATGAGGAAAAAAATATTGAAAGATGTTTACAAAGCCTGAAATGGGCTGATGAAATCGTGGTCCTGGATACCTTCAGTTCGGATCGGACTGTAGAACTCTGTAGAAAATTTACCGACAAGGTGTTTCAGGAAAAGTGGCATGGATATGGCCGGCAAAAAAACCTTTGCGCGTCCCGAACCAGTCACCGCTGGATATTGAATATTGATGCGGATGAAGTTGTCAGCCCGGAATTCGCTCAAGCCATTCAAAAAGAACTGCAAACCGGGCCAGGGCATCCTGTTTATCAGTTTCCGAGGAAAAATTTTTTCGGCGGACGCTGGGTGCGTTTTGGTGGATGGTATCCCGATAAAATTTCAAGGCTCTACGATAAAACCAAAGTATCTTTCAAAGAGTCGCAAGTGCATGAAAAATTGGACCCGGATGATGATTCTGGAGTCATTCACGAGCCTTTGTTGCATTACTCCTATCAAGGCTTTGAAGATTATATAGACAGGCAGAACCGTTATTCCTCCATTTATGCGGCAGAGAAGATGAAATCTGGCTGGGAAGCCAGCTGGACCCATCTTTATTTGCGTCCGCCGTGGGCATTATTTAAAAACTTCGTTGTGCGCCAGGGGTTTCGGGAGGGGTTTTTGGGGATGTTTCTGGCGTTATCGGCGGCTTTTTATACGTATCTGAAATACGCAAAGACTAAGAAAATTTGA
- a CDS encoding glycosyltransferase family 4 protein, which produces MKLTFVISSMEAGGAERVLSILANHWAEEGWDITILTFTDAPSFFDLHPSIKYTPLSIHWRARFAIQRFLNNFKRLWVLRRAIKKSDPQVVISFLVDINIHTLVSTIGLGLPIIVSERSEPNKYLYGSIWDKLGRWTFPLAAKVVSVTQSADHYFEWLPKDKRRIIPNPVISQGAHTDGFEVPKGVDPEKKWLVAMGRLTYVKGYDLLLSSFQKIANKYNDWQLIILGEGSLRPELENLRRTLNLEIQVVMPGRLKNPFPLLSKSQLFVVSSRYEGFVNSLGEAMACGLPVLSFDCPGGPREIIRHEIE; this is translated from the coding sequence ATGAAGTTGACATTTGTGATTTCATCCATGGAGGCGGGAGGCGCGGAACGGGTTCTCTCCATCCTGGCCAATCACTGGGCGGAAGAGGGATGGGATATTACCATTCTGACTTTTACCGATGCTCCTTCATTTTTTGATCTTCATCCTTCCATAAAATATACACCGCTGAGCATTCATTGGCGGGCCCGTTTTGCGATTCAAAGATTTCTGAACAATTTTAAACGGCTTTGGGTTTTACGGCGTGCGATTAAAAAAAGCGATCCTCAAGTCGTCATTTCCTTTTTGGTGGATATCAATATTCACACACTCGTTTCAACCATTGGTCTTGGACTGCCAATCATCGTTTCCGAACGGAGTGAACCCAATAAATATTTATACGGCAGCATCTGGGATAAACTGGGGCGATGGACGTTTCCCCTGGCAGCCAAGGTTGTGAGTGTTACCCAATCTGCGGACCACTATTTTGAATGGCTGCCAAAGGACAAAAGGCGCATCATTCCTAATCCGGTTATTTCCCAGGGGGCGCACACAGACGGATTTGAAGTGCCCAAAGGCGTTGACCCTGAGAAAAAATGGCTGGTTGCGATGGGGCGGTTGACTTATGTAAAAGGGTACGATCTTTTGTTATCCTCCTTTCAAAAAATTGCAAACAAGTACAATGATTGGCAATTGATTATTTTGGGGGAGGGGAGTCTTCGTCCGGAATTAGAGAACCTAAGAAGAACTTTGAATCTGGAAATCCAGGTTGTCATGCCTGGCCGCTTAAAAAATCCGTTTCCATTATTGAGCAAATCCCAACTGTTTGTGGTGTCTTCTCGTTATGAAGGGTTCGTCAATTCTCTGGGAGAGGCCATGGCCTGTGGTCTTCCTGTATTGAGTTTCGATTGCCCCGGTGGCCCGAGGGAAATCATTCGCCATGAAATTGAATGA
- a CDS encoding phospholipase has protein sequence MAVNYKNTEWQGEKVIIGETELDMEKPINLLIGFHGADSTPENMLIHGNRLQLKNALLVYPEGPVDAGKGLWSWWEDGPRQKQTVTEFIKYTSQTVDEAHRHFSEKIPESSLRICLWGFSQGGAASLVYTLFGSHPLHRVASICGFLPELPDDTVLQRPAVDILGIFGANDEVVPSFLADYALDEMKAKGHQLTAKETQQGHEISKDNLQELTDFFNS, from the coding sequence ATGGCTGTAAATTATAAAAATACCGAATGGCAGGGGGAAAAAGTCATCATTGGCGAAACCGAACTGGACATGGAGAAACCCATCAACCTTCTAATCGGTTTTCACGGCGCTGATTCCACACCGGAGAATATGCTGATTCATGGCAACAGGCTGCAACTGAAAAATGCCTTGCTGGTCTATCCAGAAGGCCCGGTCGATGCCGGTAAGGGCTTGTGGAGCTGGTGGGAGGATGGCCCCCGGCAGAAACAAACCGTTACTGAATTTATAAAATATACCTCGCAAACAGTCGATGAAGCCCATCGGCACTTTTCCGAAAAAATACCAGAATCTTCCTTGAGAATCTGCCTGTGGGGGTTTTCTCAAGGAGGAGCCGCATCTCTGGTTTACACCCTTTTCGGGTCGCATCCCTTGCACCGTGTGGCATCCATTTGCGGTTTTTTACCGGAACTCCCGGACGATACCGTCCTTCAACGTCCAGCTGTAGACATCCTTGGAATCTTTGGGGCCAATGATGAGGTCGTTCCATCCTTTCTGGCCGATTATGCCCTGGATGAAATGAAAGCCAAAGGCCATCAACTCACCGCTAAAGAGACCCAACAAGGTCACGAGATCAGTAAAGATAATCTTCAGGAGCTGACGGATTTTTTTAACAGCTAA